A genome region from Nicotiana tabacum cultivar K326 chromosome 13, ASM71507v2, whole genome shotgun sequence includes the following:
- the LOC107818827 gene encoding LOW QUALITY PROTEIN: DEAD-box ATP-dependent RNA helicase 7-like (The sequence of the model RefSeq protein was modified relative to this genomic sequence to represent the inferred CDS: deleted 1 base in 1 codon), protein MPALAVTETMVSEVSQKKMKKTPKTPADTHDLETPTDKKSKEKKSKKTKIDSGSDSEELKKSKKKEKKRKALDFDDEEEQKSETSSEICEPIDEKNRKRNKKAKLEEEELVVEKKVEDPNVLSNFRISKPLREALNAKGIEALFPIQAMTFDDILDGSDLVGRARTGQGKTLAFVLPILESLTNGPTKALRKTGYGKAPSVLVLLPTRELALQVFADFEVYGRAMGLASCCLYGNSPMGAQQVQLKRGVDIVVGTPGRIKDHIERGNLDFRSLKFRVLDEVDEMLKIGFVDDVELILGKVEDASQVQTILFSATLPDWVKHIASKFLKPDKKTVDLVGNEKMKASKNVRHIIIPCSSSARSQLIPDIIRCYSSGGRTIIFTETRGYASELAGLLPGASALHGEIQQSQREVTLKGFRSGKFMTLVATNVAARGLDIDNVQLIIQCEATSDVEAYIHRSGRTGRAGNTGVAVLLYDPRKSNISRIERESGVKFEHLSAPQPADVAKAAGKEAADIIAEISDSVIPAFKAAAEELLNTSDLSPAELLAKALAKAAGYSEIKTRSLLTSMENCVTLLLECGRPIFSPSFVYSVLRRFLPEEKVESINGLTLTADGKGAVFDVSAEDLDDFLAGQKTAHGVNLEVVEALPQLQEREKPRGGRFGGGGRGGFSTEEAEVAFLEEEGEEVMGTLVADGKEC, encoded by the exons ATGCCTGCACTTGCTGTAACTGAAACAATGGTCTCCGAAGTATcccagaagaaaatgaagaagaccCCCAAAACTCCCGCCGACACCCATGATTTAGAAACTCCTACTGataagaaaagcaaagaaaaaaaatcgaaaaagacCAAGATTGATTCTGGGTCTGATTCAGAGGAGCTGAAGAAgagcaaaaagaaagagaaaaagcgAAAAGCTTTGgactttgatgatgaggaagaGCAGAAGAGTGAAACGAGCTCCGAGATATGCGAGCCGATAGAtgagaaaaataggaagaggaataAGAAGGCTAAATTGGAGGAGGAAGAATTGGTTGTTGAGAAGAAAGTGGAGGATCCTAATGTGTTGTCTAATTTTAGGATTTCAAAGCCTTTAAGAGAGGCTTTGAATGCTAAAGGAATAGAAGCACTTTTCCCTATTCAAGCTATGACTTTTGATGATATTCTTGATGGGTCGGATTTGGTTGGACGAGCTCGTACTGGTCAG GGTAAAACACTGGCATTTGTTTTGCCCATATTGGAGTCCCTAACAAATGGTCCTACTAAAGCATTGCGAAAAACAGGATATGGGAAGGCTCCAAGTGTCCTGGTGCTTTTACCTACTAGGGAATTGGCACTTCAG GTGTTTGCGGACTTTGAAGTTTATGGCCGGGCTATGGGGCTCGCTTCATGCTGTTTGTATGGAAATTCTCCCATGGGAGCACAACAGGTTCAACTAAAAAGAGGAGTTGATATTGTAGTGGGTACTCCTGGAAGAATTAAG GACCACATTGAAAGGGGAAATCTTGATTTCAGGTCTTTAAAGTTCCGTGTTCTTGATGAAGTCGATGAAATGTTAAAAATTGGTTTTGTAGATGATGTCGAACTTATTTTAG GCAAGGTCGAAGATGCAAGCCAAGTTCAAACAATTCTTTTCAGTGCCACTTTGCCAGACTGGGTGAAGCAT ATTGCTTCTAAGTTTCTGAAACCTGATAAGAAAACGGTTGACCTTGTTGGTAATGAGAAAATGAAGGCCAGTAAAAATGTGAGGCATATTATTATTCCATGCTCTAGTTCTGCAAGATCTCAGCTGATTCCCGATATCATTCGGTGCTACAGCAG TGGAGGCCGCACTATAATTTTTACTGAGACAAGGGGGTATGCTTCAGAGCTAGCTGGCTTGTTGCCTGGGGCAAGTGCTTTGCATGGGGAGATACAGCAGTCACAGCGTGAG GTTACACTTAAAGGATTCAGATCAGGAAAATTCATGACATTAGTGGCCACAAATGTGGCAGCCCGTGGATTGGATATTGACAATGTTCAGTTAATCATCCAG TGTGAAGCCACTAGTGATGTTGAAGCATATATTCATCGATCTGGAAGGACAGGACGGGCAG GAAATACTGGTGTTGCTGTACTTCTGTATGATCCAAGGAAGTCCAACATCTCTAGAATTGAAAGAGAATCTGGTGTGAAGTTTGAGCATTTATCTGCTCCACAGCCAGCTGATGTTGCTAAAGCAGCTGGGAAAGAAGCTGCTGATATAATTGCTGAAATCTCCGATAG TGTCATACCCGCATTTAAGGCTGCTGCGGAGGAGCTTCTGAATACCTCTGACCTATCACCAGCAGAGTTGCTTGCGAAAGCTCTTGCCAAGGCTGCT GGCTATTCTGAGATCAAGACTCGGTCGCTTCTTACTTCTATGGAGAACTGTGTTACTCTGCTTCTTGAGTGTGGGAGGCCCATATTCTCACCTTC CTTTGTCTATAGTGTCTTGAGGAGGTTCCTGCCTGAGGAGAAGGTTGAATCAATCAATGGTCTTACTTTGACGGCCGATGGAAAGGGGGCAGTTTTTGATGTATCTGCTGAGGACTTGGACGACTTTCTTGCAG GCCAAAAAACTGCACATGGTGTAAATTTGGAGGTAGTGGAAGCCTTGCCTCAGTTGCAAGAGAGAGAGAAGCCAAGAGGTGGAAGATTTGGAGGTGGTGGTCGCGGTGGCTTCTCT ACAGAAGAGGCGGAGGTGGCTTTTCTGGAGGAAGAGGGGGAAGAGGTAATGGGAACTTTGGTCGCAGATGGTAAGGAGTGCTGA